A segment of the Thermothielavioides terrestris NRRL 8126 chromosome 3, complete sequence genome:
cgggagGCGGTCGTAGTCGATAATCCCGGTGATGACCTGGCTCGCTTCGGGAGTCGGTGGCATGGGCTCGCACACGGCCGCCTCGATCAGACGCAGCACGCGGGCGATGGGTATGATCTTGCCGAGGGTACGCTCGACGCGCTCCCGGACGGCCCCGCCGTTCTCGGCCACGAATCCcacctcgtcgacgccgcccaaATCGATGGCAACGGCTGGCAGACCCTTGGAGACGCGATGGCGCGCCAACGCATCCTGGAACGTGTTGCCGGCCGCGTACGCAGACTGCGAAGCGAGGCCGATCACACCGGCAGTGGATGACAGCATGATGAAGAAGCGCACATCTGTCAGGTGGCGGTGCAGGTTTAGGGTGCCGGCGACCTTGGACCGGATACCGGCCTGCCACTGCTCAAACGTGAGGCTCTCGAGAATGGTGTCGTGAAGAGACAGAGCGGCTTGGATGACACCCCGAACGGGCGGCATTCCGGCGGCCGTGCAGTTTGCCAGGACCTGGACAAGCTGATCCTCTCGCGCGACATCGCAGTTGCGAATCCAGACGGTACAGCCCTGTGCCCGGCCACTGGCAATCAGAGACTTCGCCTTGGCATGCGACTCGGCCTGGCGCGAAATAATGAGGATGTGCTTGGCGCCCGACTCCATCATCCTGTGGGCAAAGGCGAGACCGATGCCGCCCAGTCCACCCACGATCAAGTACGTGGCTGTCGGGTCGTTGAGTTGGGCTTTCAGACCggaagacggcgccgccagaACCCTGACGCGCGTGTCTTCCCCAGGGATGAGAACCAGCTTGCCGATGTGGGCACCGCGTTGCATCTGGCGCATGGCCGTCTCCATGTCAGAGAGTGGATACGAGACGACGGGGTGTACGGCGCGGATGACCTTGGCAGACCAGAGCTTCATCAGAGCCTTCCAAGCGCGGTGGACAGCAGGGCGGTTGAATTGGCAATGCTGGATAAGGTCAAAGCCCATTATGGTAGCGTTGCGCGTCAGCGGGCTGAGGTCGAGacgccgcgccgcctccaTATCGACCTTTCCAATCTCGCAGAAGCGGCCAAAGCGGGCCACGCAGTCCCACGATGCCTTGAGCATGGGCCCCGACAGCGAGTTGatgacgacgtcgacgcccttGCCGGAGGTgcgggcgaggatggcgggcGCGAAGGACGTGTCGCGCGACGAGAAAATGTGGTCCGCGTCCAGCCCAAAGCGCGTCATGAGCAGCTGGCGCTTGGCGTCGCTGCTACACGTGGCAAAGACCTCAGCGCCGGCAAGCCGAGCGAGCATGATGGCCGACTGccccacgccgccggcccccgCGTGGATGAGCACGCGCTCTCCTCGCTGCAGGCGCGCCAGATCGAACAGGCACATGTACGATGTCAGGAACACAATGGGCAGcgacgccgcctcctcccaaGACATGTCGTTGGGAATCTTGGTGAGACATGTCCAGTGCGTCGACGGGTGAGTGGCGAACTTGCCGTTCAAGACACCCGTGACCCTGTCTCCCACGGCAAGTCCACTGGCCTCGGTGTCGGGGCCCAACCTGGTgacgacgccggccgcgtcgtGCATGTACCGCGACTCATCGATCTGACCCATGGCGCACATGACGTCGCGGAAGTTGAGCCCCATGGCATGCGTCCTGATCTCCACGAATCCCGACGGCAGCTCGGGtcgggcggcgtcgtcggtgaAGTACAGGTTGCTCAGTGTGCCGATCGTTTTTGTGGTATCCCATACCAAgggccggccggcctgcCAGAAGGGTTGCTCTTCCGGCGCCGTCTCTTCCGGCGTCTCGCTCGAGGCGCTGTCGGCTGCCGGGTTGGGATAGAGACGTGACACGTACATGACGCCCTCCTTGACTGCGTATTCGTGCTCAACTTCGGCGTTGCTCAGGCGCGCGTCAAAGCTTTGGCGCAGGGCCCGGACCACGTACTCAACTGCCGAGAGCGGCCAAATGCCCGCCCCGTCTTCGGCGTCGAAGTCAAGCAAGACGTAACGCTTCGATGGATCTTCCTGCCTGGCGGTGCGCAGCAGTCCCGATGACTGGGCGAACACTGGCTTGTCGGCCGTCATCAGCCCACTACGACTGAGCCAGAGGAGACCCTGACCCCGGACTAGCAACGCCCTGAGCTGATTGAACGCGGCCTCATCCATGACGTCGAGGAACGGGGAGACCATCTCGGGCACGAAGACGTACGTGACGTCCGGCCGGGCCTCAACCTGGCTCACGGCTGCGACGGCCACGGTGGCGCCCAACTCCTCGGCGATGGACGCCTCGAGCGCCGTCAGCCACTGCTGCTCGGGCCGCACATTGTCCGCGTGCACGACTGACACCGCAGTCGGATAAGCGGGCGGCTTGCCATGGGCCTCGACAGCCGAGCTAAGAATGACGCTGCTGGCCTGGAACTGCGCATCGTCGCAGTCGCCGACCTCCAACTCGACGCCCGCGAAGCCAGCCGCGGTGAGCAGTTCGTGCCAGTCATGAACCTCGCCGAACTGGAAACCCGCCAACCCACCGAACACGACGTGGGTATCGAGCCGCGGGCGTGCGTGTTCGAGGATGAGGACAAGTTTACCGCCAGCGCCCTCAACCAGCGTCCGGACGTGGCTCAGCGACTTGGCCGGGTCTGGCCCCAAGGCGCTTGCGTTCACGATGACGAGATCGTACCGGGAAGTGAAACCCTGTTCCGCCGGGTCCTTGGAGATATCGAGCGTCTTGAAATCCATCAAGGCGTCCCAGGGCACACATCTCTGCCGCACCACATCCAATGCCGAGCCGTTCAGCGAGGTGAAATCGTAGTGGCCCAACAGCGTGCCCAGCGTTCCCTCGGGGGCCTTGGCCGCAAAAGCTTCCAGGACACGGACGGTGAGGGCGCCCGAtcggccgccgacctcgagaaCGCGCGCATTCGGTCGGTTTACGGCCAGCTGGACGGCTATCTTGTACACCTGTTCGTAACTGCGTTTTGCTAGCCGAGGCAGAGATTCGTAATACTggtcgagctcctcgcgAGTCAGAAGCGCCTTGGCATCCACATGGCCGCGCACAATggccgcgagctgctggcccaCACGCACAGTAAGCTTCCCGGCCGCGTTTTCGGAGGCCACTTCATCGGCAAGGCGCTGCTTGAGGCCGGCGTTAGTCTTGGCCCAGACGCGGCTCCCAGGCACCAGCTCGCCAGTCTCGGCCCTTGCCACGATTGCCTTCATCCAGGTGTAGAGCTGGGCAAGATGTGGGGGCCTTGCGATCTTCTCATCGTCGACGCTCAGGTCTCTGACGGCGTCTAGGACGTAGTTGAAGGAGACGCGGTCGAGCTTCTTCTCAAACACGGCGTCATTTTCGTCCAGGCTGACCCGGAGCGAGGCCGTGAAGGCAGGCGGTACCCCGTGGGCGATATCGACCTCCCAACGGTTTGTCGAGCACATGGGCGAGGCCTGCCGCGCATCGGACGAGTCCGTTTCGAGCGGCACGGCTTGGCAGTACAGGCCATCAAGCTCCAGGCGTGGAGCTGAGACGTCATGGTCGTTACCCCTTCCATTCACTGCAACGCCGCTGAggagcgcgccgcggcggtctGCGTGTTGCAAGTTGACGAAAGCCGTCATCTTGTCGCCGACCAGCCGATTAACGGTTCGCGGGACGTAAAGATGCCTGACGGACCGCGGCACTACCATCGAGCCCCGCATGGTGGCAGCAGGAATGGACACGTACGCGGCGTGCACCAGCGAGTCCATCGTGGTGGGATGCAGCACGTAGGGCTTTGGCTCTCCTTGGCCTGCCGCAGGCGAGACGGCCAGCGTCGTCACAGACTTCTCGGTGGAGGCGCGGCTACTGACCATGTTCCGGAAAAGAGGGCCGTGGAAAAGCTTCATGGAGCGCAGCACGGCAAAGAAGGATTCCGGATGAACGTCATTCACCGACaggtcggcggccgagaagaaggcaTCAGTGCGCGGAGCGGGGACAGCGGCCCTAGTCGCCGCTTCTTTCGCCTCGGATGAAAACTCGGCAGCAATGGTGCCCTTGCAGTGTTGAGTCCAcgagtcgtcgtcgccgaccgACACCGACCACACCTCGAATTCGTACCAACCCTTACTGTCCAACTCCTTGTCGCTCAGGGGTCGGAGTACGAACTGGGTCTCGACGCCCCGGTCGGGGATGACGAGTGCGTTCAGGAAGTCCACCTCGCGCAGCCGATATCCCGCCACGGTCGCCTCGTTCGGGTCAGTCACGAGGCGGATAGCCTCTATGGCCATGGCAATGTACCCTGCGCCAGGCAAGACCACATCCGAGCCAAGCTTGTGCTCGACCAACCATGGGATATCGGCCGTGCGGAGGATGTTGCGCCACGTCGGCGACTGCCTGTTGATGCCGGGGACCGGGCTGCCCAGCAGCTCGTGAGGGGGGAACCGCTTGTGCCGGAATTCACGCGATAGCCGCGACTCGGTCCAGTGCTCGTGAGTGTGGTTCCACGCATAGGTTGGGAGCCCCGGAACGTAGTGGCCGCGCTGGTGGCCATTGACGCCCGCCAGCTGGACGGGGTAGCCTTGGGCGAGCAGAGCGCAGACAGCGTCCTGGATGGTATGGACGGCGTTGGCACCGCGCTTGAGACACGACACGTACGGCATGGGGTGGTCCTTGCCCAGCACCTGGCGGATGGGCCCTGCCAGGGTACCATGTGCGCCGATCTCGACGATCATATCCACATTCGCGTCGGTGCTGGGATTGCGCGTCCCATCCGAAGCCAGGTCGCTGAAGCACATGCGCTCAAAGGCTTCGGCGAAGAGCACGGGGCTCACGAGGTTGCGGCAGTAGTGATCCGGCCCCAGGACCTTGGGCGACGTCACAATGTCCCCTGTCACCGGAGACGCATACAGGGTGCCGTTCCActtggccgccgacgcgggcgGGACAATTTCACGCAGTCTGTCGCTGTAGTCCTGAGCCATGGGCTCCATGTGGTGCGAGTGATACGCAAGCGGCACGTTCAGCTTGCGCGCAAACAAGCCGTCCTGCGCAAGTCGCTCTCGGACTTCCTCGATGGCTGGTGCATCTCCCGAGAGAGTTACGCTCTCCGGACTGTTGTGGcaggcgacgacgacgcggccctTCTCGGTGTTCTTGACGTACTCGGCGGCCCTCTCGGCGCCCACCCCGGCAGCCAGCATGCTGCCCGCGACGCTCGAGTGCGCAGCGTGCTGCGCGGCCAGCTCACCCCGGTAAAACACGACCCCGAGGGCTTGTTGGAAGGACAGGGCGCCGACGCAGTAGGCAGCCGCGATCTCTCCGCTCGAGTGGCTGACCACGGCGGAAGGAGTGATGCCCCACGAGGCGAGCAGGTCGACGAGGCAGAGCTGGAGTGCGACGCTGCAAGGCTGGCTGATGCTGATTTCATGCACGCGCGTCGTCTTCTCGTCGCGCATTAACTCTTCACGGAGTGACCACGTGGCGCCATAGTCCCTGAGGATGGCATCGGCGGCCATCAGGGAGCGGCGGAAGACGGGGTAGGCCGCAATGAGCTCGCGACCCATAGCATACCACTGCGCGCCCTGCCCGTTGAATACGAAGCCCAGCCTGGGCTTCTTGCTGGCCCTTGACGCCCTGGCCTTGTCGAGCTTTTCTGCCAATTCCGCAAGGTCCCCTGCACGCAGCGCCGTGACCCAAGTGAGTCGCGACCGGCGCTCCGCGAGAGTAAATGCCAGGTCCCGAGCCCGGGGAGCCAGTTCGAGCCCCGCGTCCCGAATGTGTTGAGCCAGATTTTGGTTCATTTGCTGGGCCGCTCCAGACTCTTTCGCGCTGACGACGTAGACAAACGAGTCCAGCGCCTCTGAGACCAGTGGAGTGCTCGTGCCCGTGCCGTTGACCGAGCTTGCGTATCCGTTCAGGTAGCTGCGCTTTCTGCCGTTCAAGCCAGCACCGCCATACCCAAACACATCGGGAGCTGCCTCCAGGATGACGTGAGCGTTGGTACCTCCGTAGCCGAAGTTGTTGATTGAGGCTCTGCGCGGCTTGCCGGCCGGCCATGGCGTCAGAGCGACGGGAACCTGCTTCGATGTTAGCACGGAAGCCAAGGACTGTTGTGGATCGAGACAGGATATTGCCTTCAACCGCCAGTCGCTGAGCGGGATCTTCGGGTTCGGCTTCTCGTAGTTGACGTTAGGCGGGATCACGCCCTCCTTCAAGACAAAGATGGTCTTGATGATGGCCGCCAGCCCGCTGACTGGCTCTGTGTGGCCGATGTTGGGCTTGACTCCACCCACCCACACCGGATCCTCCGGGGAGCGGTGCTTGGCAAAGGTTTgcgcgagcgcctcggcctcgatcgGGTCACCGGTCGGGGTGCCTGTCATGTGGGCCTCGACATAGCCCGTGTCGACCGGGTCCAGACCGGCACGGCGGTAGACGTCGAGAATCAGGTCAATTTGGGCGGCAGCAGAAGGCGACGTAATCGTTGTTGTCTTGCCGTCCTGGTTCAGACCAGTCTCGCGGATGACGGCGTGGATGTGGTCGCCATCCCGCAATGCAGCGTCGAGCGGCTTGAGCATGAGCGAcgcgacgccctcgccgcgcccGTAGCCTTCCGCACGATGATCCCATGCAAAGCACTTGCCGGTGGGCCCAAGGACGCCGGCCCCCATCAGTTCAATGAAGAGCTCGGGCCCGAGACAGACCAGAGCCGACCCGACAATTGCCATGTCGGACTCGCCGGACCGCAAAGCGTGGACGGCCTGGTGGAGGGCTACCAGGCCAGTCGAGCAGCCGGTGTCGATGGTCATGCTGGCCCCTCGGAGATCGTAAAAATGGGATATCCGGTTGGACAGCATGGCGATGCCGTTGCCCGTGATGGTGCTGGCGTGCATACTCTCCGTGTCGCGCACCAGCATGTCGTTGTAATCTCGACCGAAGCTGCCGGCAAACACGGCCGTGTTGCTGCCGGCCAGTTTGTGCAGCGGGATTCCGGCATCCTCGGCTGACTCATAGACACTCTCGAGCAGCATGCGCACTTGAGGGTCCATGGCATCGGCTACGTCGGTCGTGAGGTTGTAAAAAGCCGAATCAAACCGAGAAATGTCTTTGAGAAAGTAGCCCCCCTTCACGTGGAACTTCCCAGATCGTCCTTTCCGCTCATCGTAAAACCCTGCGAGATCAAATCTCTCGTCCGGGATGGGAGAATACGCatccttggccgccttgcAAAGCTCCCACAGCTTGGACGGGCTCGTGGCGTCGCCACCGAATCTGCAGCTCATGCCGATGATGGCAATTGGTGCTGCAGTCCGgggagcgccggcgccggcgccggcgccgttgcTCTTGCTGTAGCCGTTTGTCATCCGGTTGCCTGTCATTGTTGTCGTTGTATCAAGCCCGCCTGGCTGGTCGAGGGTCTGACGAGGGGGGCAAAGAATGGTGTTGAATACCACTTCCGCGTTCCAAGGCTCGGATGACCCGACAATAGTCAATTATGTCGTTTCACTGGCAGCTATGCATATCTATGACGGGATAGTCTCAGTTTGATGGCGCATATATGCAGCGCCGCTAAACCGTAACGGCGTGACGCGGACGGGGCCCCTTGCCGTCGTCCCGGGATAGAAGCCGAGCGAAGTTCGAACTCAGCGTTGACCCCGGGTATCTTTGGCCGATGTTGCGagacctcgccgcccggggACCGGGTACGTATCAGGGCGGGGCTTTCTCCGTTCCTAATGTCCCACAGCTGATGGCGCTTATGGCGTATCAGTGGCAGACACATGCACAACCCCCCTTGGCGTTGGCCCCGGGTAACTTTGTGACTACGGCCGACCCCGGGTAGCCTCGCCACCCGACACCAAGTAACTAACTGAATGAGCCACGCCGCATTCCCGCAGCCTGCTGCTTTCTAGGGGTTCGAAGCGGAATACACGTGCGTTAACACCCTGTCGTTGCATACCCCATATGCAGGAATGAGCCACGCGGCGGCTTCCCGGGTACCTGGTTCAGGCGCTTTGGGTGATCCGCGAAGGGTTGTACTGCAGCTGCACTAGTCACGAGGAGAAGTGATTTACAGGAACTGCCACGTGAATTAGATTGTTGTGATGTATACTAGCATAGACGCCTTGAAAGGGGGAAGTGATGGTCGAAAGTACCCGGCCCGGCTTGCCGGTCATCAGGCGAAGCAACCTCTACCTGTCTCCCGATTCAACAATTCCTGCCCACTCGCAGGAGGCGTCAACTAACGCAAAGGAGTCCCTGGCTCGCATTGCCGATCCTCTACACGAGAAGGCTAGGCAGCTGCACGCAAGCGAGCGGTCATGTCATCGGGGGTGAGCATGGATACGGAACGGTAAGCATCAACTGCGCCGCTCAGCCGCTAACTCCCTCTTGAGAACGGAGGGCTACGAGCGGCTGACGAGTTGAGGCTATGCAGAACCGACAATCTCCGGGGCAGAGCTAGCGAAGCCATAAACTATATAACCGGACCTCGATGCTCTCGTTTGCCTCATGTTGAGCATGTCGGCACGCAGACCACCGCCTCCATCGCCCTCACGGTCTTTTCTGGTCTTCTCCCTCCCTGCCTCCGTTTCAATCGCTTGATCCTTTGTTATCTGGACCATGGCCACGGCGAGAAAGCTCCTTGCTCTCACTCTGGGCCCTGTCCTGGCAGCGGCACGTTCCTTTGACTATGTGATTGTGGGTGGCGGAACGGCGGGTTTGGTCGTCGCCAATCGTCTGTCAGAAAATCCCGGTGTCAGCGTGGCGGTAATCGAGGCCGGCGGATATATCGAAGATGTTGTGGGGAACCTCAGCGCTGTGCCCGCCTATGTCGGCCAAGTCCAAGCTGCTGCCGGGCAGAACCTCGATGTGGGATGGGGGTTCTCCACGGTGCCCCAAACAGTTGGTCTAGCCTTTGATCTTTCTGGTTAGCAGGGTACTGACCTCGCGTTAGGGCATGAATGGCGCTGTGGCCGCGTATCCCCGCGCCAAAGCCCTCGGCGGTTGCAGCACCATCAACGAACTGGTCTATTCACGCTCCTCCAAAGGCGCGTTTGACCTGTTCGCAGACAGGGTTGGGGACAACTCATGGAAATGGGATGCAGTCCTCCCCTACTACAAGAAGTCGATGAATTTCAGtgcgccggccgccacccGCTTCGCCAACGCCACTCCTGACTACGACACCTCGCAAACGGCACGAGGGGGTCCCCTCTCCATCATTTTTCCCGCCTACGCTGAAGCCTGGAGCACTTGGGTTAAGGAAGGGGCTGAGGCGTTTGGCCTCTCCCCTTCTGGCGGCTTCCTCGACGGCAATCTGGCCAACCAGTCGTCCTGGTTTCTGGTGACCGCCAACCAGGCGACCGGCGAGCGTGCCACGTCCGAGACGGCCTTTTTGGAGCCCGTCAAGCACCGACGCAACCTCTTCATCTACACCCATACCATGGCGGAGCGCATTCTCTTTAACAATAGAAAGGCCGCCACAGGTGTCGAGGTGAGCGCCAACAACGGCACTTTCAACATCACGGCGACCAAGGAAGTTATCCTCTCGGCCGGCGTCTTCCAGTCGCCTCAGCTCCTGATGGTCTCGGGCGTCGGCCCCGCCAGCGTTTTGCAAAACCATGGCATCCCCGTGATCGCGAACTTGAGCGGGGTTGGCCAAAACATGCAAGACCATGTCATCACCTTCGCCACTTTTCAAGTCAAGCTTGACAacgtcctcgacctcgtctCATCGCCAGAGGCTGTGACGGAGTTCAACACCAGGGCAGCGGGCCCCTTGACCAACACCGGCGGTGACTTTGGCGCCCTCCTCAAGATTCCCCCGGCGCTCCGCGCCAACT
Coding sequences within it:
- a CDS encoding polyketide synthase, with product MSCRFGGDATSPSKLWELCKAAKDAYSPIPDERFDLAGFYDERKGRSGKFHVKGGYFLKDISRFDSAFYNLTTDVADAMDPQVRMLLESVYESAEDAGIPLHKLAGSNTAVFAGSFGRDYNDMLVRDTESMHASTITGNGIAMLSNRISHFYDLRGASMTIDTGCSTGLVALHQAVHALRSGESDMAIVGSALVCLGPELFIELMGAGVLGPTGKCFAWDHRAEGYGRGEGVASLMLKPLDAALRDGDHIHAVIRETGLNQDGKTTTITSPSAAAQIDLILDVYRRAGLDPVDTGYVEAHMTGTPTGDPIEAEALAQTFAKHRSPEDPVWVGGVKPNIGHTEPVSGLAAIIKTIFVLKEGVIPPNVNYEKPNPKIPLSDWRLKVPVALTPWPAGKPRRASINNFGYGGTNAHVILEAAPDVFGYGGAGLNGRKRSYLNGYASSVNGTGTSTPLVSEALDSFVYVVSAKESGAAQQMNQNLAQHIRDAGLELAPRARDLAFTLAERRSRLTWVTALRAGDLAELAEKLDKARASRASKKPRLGFVFNGQGAQWYAMGRELIAAYPVFRRSLMAADAILRDYGATWSLREELMRDEKTTRVHEISISQPCSVALQLCLVDLLASWGITPSAVVSHSSGEIAAAYCVGALSFQQALGVVFYRGELAAQHAAHSSVAGSMLAAGVGAERAAEYVKNTEKGRVVVACHNSPESVTLSGDAPAIEEVRERLAQDGLFARKLNVPLAYHSHHMEPMAQDYSDRLREIVPPASAAKWNGTLYASPVTGDIVTSPKVLGPDHYCRNLVSPVLFAEAFERMCFSDLASDGTRNPSTDANVDMIVEIGAHGTLAGPIRQVLGKDHPMPYVSCLKRGANAVHTIQDAVCALLAQGYPVQLAGVNGHQRGHYVPGLPTYAWNHTHEHWTESRLSREFRHKRFPPHELLGSPVPGINRQSPTWRNILRTADIPWLVEHKLGSDVVLPGAGYIAMAIEAIRLVTDPNEATVAGYRLREVDFLNALVIPDRGVETQFVLRPLSDKELDSKGWYEFEVWSVSVGDDDSWTQHCKGTIAAEFSSEAKEAATRAAVPAPRTDAFFSAADLSVNDVHPESFFAVLRSMKLFHGPLFRNMVSSRASTEKSVTTLAVSPAAGQGEPKPYVLHPTTMDSLVHAAYVSIPAATMRGSMVVPRSVRHLYVPRTVNRLVGDKMTAFVNLQHADRRGALLSGVAVNGRGNDHDVSAPRLELDGLYCQAVPLETDSSDARQASPMCSTNRWEVDIAHGVPPAFTASLRVSLDENDAVFEKKLDRVSFNYVLDAVRDLSVDDEKIARPPHLAQLYTWMKAIVARAETGELVPGSRVWAKTNAGLKQRLADEVASENAAGKLTVRVGQQLAAIVRGHVDAKALLTREELDQYYESLPRLAKRSYEQVYKIAVQLAVNRPNARVLEVGGRSGALTVRVLEAFAAKAPEGTLGTLLGHYDFTSLNGSALDVVRQRCVPWDALMDFKTLDISKDPAEQGFTSRYDLVIVNASALGPDPAKSLSHVRTLVEGAGGKLVLILEHARPRLDTHVVFGGLAGFQFGEVHDWHELLTAAGFAGVELEVGDCDDAQFQASSVILSSAVEAHGKPPAYPTAVSVVHADNVRPEQQWLTALEASIAEELGATVAVAAVSQVEARPDVTYVFVPEMVSPFLDVMDEAAFNQLRALLVRGQGLLWLSRSGLMTADKPVFAQSSGLLRTARQEDPSKRYVLLDFDAEDGAGIWPLSAVEYVVRALRQSFDARLSNAEVEHEYAVKEGVMYVSRLYPNPAADSASSETPEETAPEEQPFWQAGRPLVWDTTKTIGTLSNLYFTDDAARPELPSGFVEIRTHAMGLNFRDVMCAMGQIDESRYMHDAAGVVTRLGPDTEASGLAVGDRVTGVLNGKFATHPSTHWTCLTKIPNDMSWEEAASLPIVFLTSYMCLFDLARLQRGERVLIHAGAGGVGQSAIMLARLAGAEVFATCSSDAKRQLLMTRFGLDADHIFSSRDTSFAPAILARTSGKGVDVVINSLSGPMLKASWDCVARFGRFCEIGKVDMEAARRLDLSPLTRNATIMGFDLIQHCQFNRPAVHRAWKALMKLWSAKVIRAVHPVVSYPLSDMETAMRQMQRGAHIGKLVLIPGEDTRVRVLAAPSSGLKAQLNDPTATYLIVGGLGGIGLAFAHRMMESGAKHILIISRQAESHAKAKSLIASGRAQGCTVWIRNCDVAREDQLVQVLANCTAAGMPPVRGVIQAALSLHDTILESLTFEQWQAGIRSKVAGTLNLHRHLTDVRFFIMLSSTAGVIGLASQSAYAAGNTFQDALARHRVSKGLPAVAIDLGGVDEVGFVAENGGAVRERVERTLGKIIPIARVLRLIEAAVCEPMPPTPEASQVITGIIDYDRLPAGAAVKQDPRFSTLKLGSSAGLRASSSAGAAATHSPDDALKQGLVAAATSPEARAAVVMAGLMHKLAALFNLAEAEIDATGSLAAVGVDSLVAVELRNWLSSVVQAHVTVFEILQAATLREFAALVARRSTLVA